GTACTTCCGGAAGTCAGGCAGCCTGAGCGGGACCCGAAGCACACCCCCATTGGCGACGGGATTGGCGCTCATGCGCCGATCGCCCTGAGGGGCGAGCGCTCGCGTACTCGCGACGACGGCACCGGCTTCGTCGAAGAGCTCATCCGGCCGGTAACTCTGCAGCCACTCCTCGAGCAGCCTCGTGTGCTCCTCGGTGTCGCGAGCGTTGGCGAGGGGCACCTGGTGCGATCGCCAGTTGTTCTCCGCGGGATGGCCGTCGATTACGGCCGGGCACGTCCATCCTTTGGGCGTGCGAAGGATGATCATGGGCCATGCGGGGCGTCCCACCAGGCTGCCGTCGGCAGCGGAAGCCTTGATGCGCCCGATGTGGTCGAGTGCTGCATCCATCGTCTCCGCGAGTCGCCGGTGGACGAGCATCGGATCCTCGCCGTCGAATCCGCCGGACACGAGGTACGGCGTGTGTCCGTAGCCGCGCATGAGCTCGAGCAGTTCGGACTCGGGGATGCGCGCGAGCACGGTGGGGTTGGCGATCTTGTAGCCGTTGAGATGGAGGATGGGCAGCACGACGCCATCGCGCAGCGGGTCGACGAACTTATTGGAGTGCCAGGCCGTGGCCAGCGGCCCCGTCTCCGATTCGCCATCACCGACGACGGCGGCGACGAGAAGATCCGGGTTGTCGAACGCCGCTCCGTAGGCGTGAGACAGCGAATAGCCGAGTTCGCCACCCTCGTGAATCGACCCCGGGGTCTCGGGCGCCGCGTGACTCGGGATGCCACCGGGAAAAGAGAACTGTCGGAACAGCCTCCGGAGCCCCTCCTCGCTGTGGTCGATGTCGCTGTAGAGCTCAGAGTAGGTGCCGTCGAGATAGGCACTCGCCACCATGCCCGGCCCGCCGTGGCCGGGGCCGCAAATGTAGATCGAGTTCAGATCGCGTTCGACGATCACACGGTTGAGGTGTGCCCACAGGAGGTTGAGTCCGGGTGTCGTTCCCCAGTGACCGAGGAGCCGCGGCTTGATGTCGTCCCTCGTGAGCGGTCGGCGCAGGAGCGGGTTGTCGAGCAGATAGATCTGCCCCACCGAGAGGTAGTTCGCGGTGCGCCACCAGTCGTGGACTGTGGTGAGCGTCTCGTCATTCGGAGGGACGGCGTTCAGAATGGGCCAGGATGCTGCGCTCGCGGCGGTCATGGCCCCATGTTTGCACCATCAGACCGATCGCGACAGGGTCTCCCGACCTACGGAGGGATGATCGTGCGCTGGCCACCACGGCGGGGTGAGGTCAGTGAGTACCGCCAGGAAGTCGTGCGGGTCGCGGGGGTCGGCGAGCCACACCGAAATCGCGCCAACCGTTCCGTCCGCCACGTACCGCAGTGCCGCATCGCGCGACAGTGAGCTCGGGATGCCGGGGATCGCCGGCGGCTCGAGTAACCCTTGAGTGACGAGAAGCCGCGAAGACGCCTGGAAGTGTGCGCTCAAGAAGTCGTGGAGGGGCCCGCCGTCGGCGAGGCCCCGCCGGTAGATGGCCGCATGGCGCTCGACGTGCTCGAGCACCGCGAGCGTCACGTCCCGCAGCGCAGCGGGGAGCGACCGGGCGTCGAGTCCCGAAAGGTGTCGAGTGCGCGCCTCATCCAGTTCCGCACGGAGAGCATCAGTGAGGAGAGCGGCGGGTGATTCCGCGTGCTCGTAGAACGTCGAACGGTGGACCCCAGCCAGGCGCGCCACCTCGGCCACCGTGAGGTCGTCCGCGCGGCGGTCGGCCGCGAGCTCGAAGACTGCAGCATGCAGCTTGAGGCGGCTTCGACGTTGCCGGGCATCCATACGAAACTCCCTGTCTGTGGTGGGCTGACCAAGAGTAGTATCTCTCTAAACGACACATGTCGGTTAATGGATTTATGGAGGAGAACATGGCAACCTACGACGTTCAGAACCGTTCGGCGATCGTCACGGGAGCAGGCTCTGGCATTGGGCGAGCGGTCGCGCACACCCTCGCCGCGAGCGGCGCCGCCGTCATCGTGAGTGACCTCGGGGCCGAGTCCGCCGAGGCGGTCGTCGAGGAGATTCGCGCAGCAGGAGGCACCGCCGAGCCGCACGTCGGCGACGTATCAGACCCCGCGGTATCCGAGAGTGCGGTGGCCGCCGCTAACGGCCTCGCTCCGCTGAAGATCGCCGTCAACAATGCGGGAATCGGAGGCGCCGCCGCCACCGTCGGCGACTACCCAATCGACAGTTGGCGCAAAGTCATCGAGATCAACCTCAACGCCGTGTTCTACGGTCTCAAGTACCAGCTTCCCGCCATCGCGGAAAACGGTGGAGGGTCGATCGTCAACATGGCCTCCGTGCTCGGCTCGGTCGGATTCCCGATGTCCTCCGCCTACGTCACCGCGAAGCACGGTCTCCTCGGACTCACCAAAAACGCCGCGCTCGAATACGGCGACAAAAACGTGCGTGTCAACGCCGTGGGCCCCGGGTTCATCCACACACCCCTCGTCGATGCGAACCTCGACGACGCGACCCAGCAGTTTCTCGCGAGCAAGCACGCGCTCGGTCGCCTCGGCACGCCAGAAGAGGTCGCATCGCTCGTGGCCTTCCTCGCCTCCGACGCCGCATCCTTCGTCAGCGGCAGCTACCACCTCGTCGACGGCGGATACGCGGCGCAGTAGCTACGACTGCTCCCCCGCAGCGACCTGCTCGGCCGAGAAGATCGACACGAGCAGGTCGCCCACCCACTCGATCAGGTGCGCGTCGTCCGGCACCGTCGGGAGCGGGATGATCGCAGCCGACGCTGCCGCGTGATACTTCGCGCCCGGATACATCCGCTGCAACCGAATCTGCAGGGAATCCGGAAGGTTCGCGGGGGCAACTCGAAGCTTGTCGCCCATGACCACGACCTCGCCGAGGCCCGCCTTCTGGGCCATCCGCCGCAAGCGCGAGACGGCGATGAGATTGACCACCTGCACGGGAGGTTCGCCGTAACGATCGGCGAGTTCCTCCAGCACACGGTCGATCGAATCGTCGGATGCCGTGGGCGCTGAAGCCGTCGAAAGCTTCTGGTACGCCTCGAGCCGCAGTCGCTCGGACTCGATGTACTCCTCAGGGATCGAGGCATCCACCGGAAGTTCGAGGCGCAACTCGGTCTGCCCCTCGGCAACGTCTCCTCGGAACGCCGAGACCGCTTCGCCGATCATCCGCAAATACAGATCGAATCCGACCCCGGCGATGTGCCCGGACTGCTCGCCACCGAGCAGGTTTCCCGCACCGCGGATCTCGAGGTCCTTGAGCGCGATCTGCATGCCGGCACCGAGCTCGTTGTTCGCGGCGATCGTGTTGAGTCGCTCGTGTGCGGTCTCGCTCAGGGGCTTGTCCGGGTCGTAAAGGAAGTAGGCGTACGCGCGCTCGCGACCGCGACCGACTCGTCCGCGCAACTGGTGCAGCTGAGACAGCCCGTACTTGTCGGCGCGATCGATGATGAGCGTGTTGGCGTTGGCAATGTCGAGACCGGTCTCGATGATGGTCGTCGCCACGAGCACATCGAACTTGCGCTCCCAGAAGTCGACCATCACCTGCTCGAGGGCGCTCTCCGACATCTGGCCGTGAGCCACCGCGACACGCGCCTCGGGCACGAGTTCGGCGAGCTGGGCCGCGATGCGGTTGATCGAGCTGACACGGTTGTGCACGTAGAAGACCTGCCCCTCGCGCAGTAGCTCGCGGCGGATCGCGGCGGCCACCTGCTTCTCCGAGTACGGCCCGACAAACGACAGGATCGGGTGACGGTCCTCCGGCGGGGTAGCGAGAGTCGACATCTCACGGATGCCCGTCACCGCCATCTCGAGGGTGCGGGGAATCGGTGTCGCCGTCATCGCCAGGATGTCGACGTTGGTCTTGAGTTTCTTGAGGGCGTCCTTGTGCTCGACGCCGAAGCGCTGCTCCTCGTCGATGATGACGAGCCCGAGATCCTTGAAGGTCACACCCTGGCTGAGAAGGCGATGGGTTCCGATGACGACATCGACCGTGCCATCCGCGAGACCCGCGATCGTCTCCTTGGCTTCCTTGTCGGTCTGGAACCGCGAGAGGGCGCGCAGGTGCACGGGGAAGCCCGCAAACCGCTCGGCGAACGTCTCCAGGTGCTGCCTCACGAGGAGGGTCGTCGGGACGATC
This genomic window from Antiquaquibacter oligotrophicus contains:
- a CDS encoding SDR family NAD(P)-dependent oxidoreductase, whose amino-acid sequence is MATYDVQNRSAIVTGAGSGIGRAVAHTLAASGAAVIVSDLGAESAEAVVEEIRAAGGTAEPHVGDVSDPAVSESAVAAANGLAPLKIAVNNAGIGGAAATVGDYPIDSWRKVIEINLNAVFYGLKYQLPAIAENGGGSIVNMASVLGSVGFPMSSAYVTAKHGLLGLTKNAALEYGDKNVRVNAVGPGFIHTPLVDANLDDATQQFLASKHALGRLGTPEEVASLVAFLASDAASFVSGSYHLVDGGYAAQ
- a CDS encoding TetR/AcrR family transcriptional regulator; this encodes MDARQRRSRLKLHAAVFELAADRRADDLTVAEVARLAGVHRSTFYEHAESPAALLTDALRAELDEARTRHLSGLDARSLPAALRDVTLAVLEHVERHAAIYRRGLADGGPLHDFLSAHFQASSRLLVTQGLLEPPAIPGIPSSLSRDAALRYVADGTVGAISVWLADPRDPHDFLAVLTDLTPPWWPAHDHPSVGRETLSRSV